One stretch of Pongo abelii isolate AG06213 chromosome Y, NHGRI_mPonAbe1-v2.0_pri, whole genome shotgun sequence DNA includes these proteins:
- the LOC129053440 gene encoding testis-specific chromodomain protein Y 1-like, with amino-acid sequence MASQEFEVESIVDKRRDKNGNTDYLIRWKGYDQQDDTWEPEQHLRNCEKCILDFNRRQTEKEKKLTWTRTSRIFSNNARRTSRSTKASYSKNSPKTQVTDKHYRSKNNKLFAASKTVRRKAASLLSDTQNMEIINSTIKTLAPESPFNDQKIVSDFQKLEKLYPIAADQQDTVVFKVTEGKLLQDHLSRPGAEQPGIENKTQIHPPMSQMSGSVTASMATGSATQKGIVVLIDPLAANGTTDMHTSVPRVKDGQRNITDDSRDQPFIKKMYFTIKLTESASTYRDIVVKKEDGFTQIVLSTRSTERNALNSEVIKEIVNALNNAAVDDSKLMLFSAAGSVFCCGLDFGYFVKHLRNNRNRASLEMVDTIKNFVNTFIQFKKPIVVSVNGPAIGLGASILPLCDLVWANEKAWFQTPYTTFGQSPDGCSTITFQKMMGKASANEMLFAGRKLTAREACAKGLVSRVFLSGTFTQEVMIQIKELASYNQIVLEESKALVHSNIKLELEQANERECEVLRKIWSSAQGTESMLKYVENKTDEF; translated from the coding sequence ATGgcttcccaggagtttgaggttgaaagTATTGTTGACAAAAGACGAGATAAAAATGGGAATACAGACTATTTGATTCGGTGGAAAGGTTACGACCAACAGGATGACACTTGGGAACCAGAGCAGCACCTCAGGAACTGTGAAAAATGTATACTTGATTTTAATAGACGACagactgaaaaagagaaaaaactgacATGGACTAGAACCAGtagaattttttcaaacaatgcCAGAAGAACTTCTAGATCTACAAAAGCGAGCTATTCTAAGAACTCTCCTAAAACGCAAGTGACTGATAAACACTACAGGTCCAAAAACAACAAGTTATTTGCTGCCAGCAAGACCGTTAGGAGAAAGGCAGCTTCACTTCTCTCTGACACACAGAATATGGAGATAATAAATTCAACTATCAAGACCCTTGCACCGGAAAGCCCCTTTAACGACCAGAAAATTGTGAGTGACTTTCAGAAACTCGAGAAACTGTACCCTATTGCAGCAGATCAGCAGGACACGGTGGTCTTCAAGGTGACAGAAGGGAAACTCCTCCAGGACCATTTGTCACGTCCTGGTGCAGAACAGCCTGGAATAGAGAACAAGACTCAGATACACCCACCAATGTCGCAGATGTCTGGCTCAGTTACTGCTTCAATGGCCACAGGTTCAGCTACCCAAAAAGGTATAGTGGTATTAATAGACCCATTAGCAGCCAATGGAACAACAGACATGCATACCTCAGTTCCAAGAGTGAAAGATGGGCAAAGAAATATTACTGATGACAGCAGAGACCAGCCTTTCATCAAGAAGATGTACTTTACCATAAAGCTAACAGAAAGTGCCAGCACATACAGAGACATTGtagtgaagaaagaggatggattcACCCAGATAGTGCTATCAACTAGATCCACAGAAAGAAATGCACTGAATTcagaagtaattaaagaaatagtTAATGCTCTTAATAATGCTGCTGTGGATGACAGCAAGCTCATGCTGTTCAGTGCAGCTGGAAGTGTCTTTTGCTGCGGTCTTGATTTTGGGTACTTTGTGAAGCACTTAAGGAACAACAGAAACAGAGCAAGCCTTGAAATGGTGGATACCATCAAGAACTTTGTGAAtacttttattcaatttaaaaagcctattgtTGTGTCAGTCAATGGCCCTGCCATTGGACTAGGTGCATCCATCCTGCCTCTTTGTGATCTCGTGTGGGCTAATGAAAAGGCTTGGTTCCAAACCCCTTATACGACCTTTGgacagagtccagatggctgttcaactattacatttcaaaaaatgatgggtaaagcatctgccaatgaaatgttatttgctGGGCGAAAGCTGACAGCACGGGAGGCATGTGCCAAAGGCCTGGTGTCTCGGGTATTTTTGAGTGGAACTTTCACCCAAGAGGTTATGATTCAAATTAAGGAGCTTGCCTCATATAATCAAATTGTACTGGAAGAATCTAAGGCCCTTGTTCACTCTAATATTAAGTTGGAGTTGGAACAGGCCaatgagagagagtgtgaggTGCTGAGGAAGATCTGGAGCTCAGCCCAAGGGACAGAATCCATGTTaaagtatgttgaaaataaaactgatgaGTTTTAG